One genomic segment of Streptococcus salivarius includes these proteins:
- the trpC gene encoding indole-3-glycerol phosphate synthase TrpC: MSKAFLPTILEQKEKEVAQLVMEDLQPLRQTYRLYDFLKSNQNKLQIISEVKKASPSMGDINLDVDIVAQAKTYEENGAAMISVLTDEVFFKGDISYLKEISSQVAIPTLAKDFIIDEKQIVRSRNAGATVILLIVAALPEVRLKELYDFATSLGLEVLVETHNLPELEVAHRIGAEIIGVNNRNLVTFETDINTSLELSTHFKDKPVYISESAIFTGQDAALVAPYFNGILVGTALMTADNVAEKVKELQIDKG, encoded by the coding sequence ATGAGTAAAGCCTTTCTTCCAACAATCTTAGAACAAAAAGAAAAAGAAGTGGCTCAGTTGGTCATGGAAGACTTGCAGCCCTTACGTCAGACCTATCGTCTTTATGATTTTCTCAAGTCAAATCAAAACAAGCTTCAAATTATTTCTGAAGTGAAAAAAGCCAGTCCAAGCATGGGTGATATTAACCTAGATGTGGATATTGTGGCTCAGGCCAAGACCTATGAGGAAAATGGGGCAGCTATGATTTCTGTTTTGACGGATGAGGTTTTCTTCAAGGGTGACATTTCCTATTTGAAAGAAATTTCGTCACAGGTGGCTATTCCAACCTTGGCTAAGGACTTCATTATTGATGAGAAACAGATTGTACGTAGTCGTAATGCGGGTGCGACAGTCATTCTCTTGATTGTAGCGGCCTTGCCAGAGGTTCGCCTCAAGGAGCTCTACGATTTTGCGACAAGCCTTGGCTTGGAAGTCTTGGTTGAAACGCATAATCTACCAGAATTGGAAGTGGCTCATCGTATTGGTGCTGAGATTATCGGTGTTAACAACCGTAATTTGGTTACTTTTGAGACAGACATCAATACCAGTCTTGAGTTATCAACGCATTTCAAGGATAAGCCTGTTTATATTTCTGAGTCGGCTATTTTTACAGGTCAGGATGCTGCCTTAGTTGCCCCATATTTTAATGGGATTCTAGTAGGAACTGCCCTTATGACGGCTGACAATGTGGCTGAAAAGGTCAAGGAGTTGCAAATTGACAAAGGTTAA
- the trpD gene encoding anthranilate phosphoribosyltransferase, with product MKEIFLQISNRQDLSQDQVQAVFDRILKNEVSESQISAFLMGLKTKGETADEITGIVRALKSHATVLPETFTDAMCNCGTGGDQSYSFNISTTVCFILAAGGIRMAKAGNRSISSKSGSADVLEALGINVAASPETLSKALDEVGLAFIFAQTMHPAMRFIGPARQALGIPTIMNLVGPLANPLDLETQLMGLYRVELQEIVANAIQQLGRKRAVIITGPDNMDEAALYGTNTYTLLEDGHISRHTFTYEDLGMEKVELSDITGGDAKENAEILLSVLKNEASPYLETTVLNAGLGFFANGKVETIKEGVELARQLIADGSALEKLRQLQEVQV from the coding sequence ATGAAAGAAATATTCCTACAAATCTCAAACCGCCAAGACTTGTCTCAAGACCAAGTCCAAGCAGTCTTTGACCGTATTCTTAAAAATGAGGTCTCAGAAAGCCAGATTTCTGCCTTCCTTATGGGGCTTAAGACGAAGGGGGAAACAGCAGATGAAATCACAGGTATCGTGCGTGCCCTCAAATCACATGCGACTGTCTTGCCTGAGACTTTCACAGATGCTATGTGTAACTGTGGAACTGGTGGGGACCAGTCTTATAGCTTCAACATTTCGACTACTGTTTGCTTTATCCTAGCAGCAGGCGGTATTCGTATGGCCAAGGCTGGTAACCGTTCGATTTCCTCTAAATCTGGTTCGGCAGACGTTCTTGAAGCCCTTGGAATCAACGTTGCAGCATCACCAGAAACCCTATCTAAAGCACTTGACGAGGTTGGTTTGGCCTTTATCTTTGCCCAAACCATGCACCCAGCTATGCGTTTTATCGGTCCAGCTCGCCAAGCTCTTGGGATTCCAACGATTATGAACTTGGTTGGGCCACTGGCTAATCCGCTTGACCTTGAGACGCAACTCATGGGGCTCTATCGTGTGGAATTACAAGAAATTGTTGCTAATGCTATTCAACAGTTGGGACGTAAACGTGCGGTTATTATCACAGGTCCTGACAATATGGACGAAGCTGCCCTCTATGGCACCAACACCTACACCCTTTTGGAAGATGGTCACATTAGTCGGCACACTTTCACTTATGAAGATTTGGGTATGGAAAAGGTTGAGTTGTCTGACATCACAGGTGGCGATGCCAAGGAAAATGCAGAGATTCTCCTTAGTGTCTTGAAAAATGAAGCTAGTCCTTATCTTGAAACAACAGTGCTTAATGCAGGTCTCGGCTTCTTTGCCAATGGTAAGGTTGAGACTATTAAGGAAGGTGTTGAGCTTGCTCGTCAATTGATTGCGGACGGCTCAGCCCTAGAGAAACTTCGCCAACTCCAAGAGGTACAAGTATGA
- a CDS encoding aminodeoxychorismate/anthranilate synthase component II, translated as MILLVDNYDSFTYNLAQYLGTFTEVKVLRNDDETLYEEAEKADGLVFSPGPGWPADAGKMEALIKDFAGKKPMMGICLGHQAIAETFGGKLGLAKNVMHGKQSNITFETPSPIFKDIDNDVPIMRYHSIVVDQMPEGFDVTAITTDDQEIMAIQHKELPIYGLQYHPESIGSPDGLKMVENFVKIVAG; from the coding sequence ATGATTTTATTAGTTGATAACTATGACTCTTTTACCTATAATTTGGCACAATACCTAGGGACATTTACAGAGGTAAAGGTCTTGCGTAACGATGATGAGACCCTCTATGAAGAGGCGGAAAAAGCTGACGGGCTTGTCTTTTCACCGGGTCCAGGTTGGCCAGCTGATGCGGGTAAAATGGAAGCCTTAATCAAGGATTTCGCTGGTAAAAAACCGATGATGGGAATTTGCTTGGGGCATCAAGCTATTGCGGAAACTTTTGGTGGTAAACTTGGCTTGGCTAAGAATGTCATGCATGGGAAACAAAGTAACATCACTTTTGAAACGCCATCACCTATTTTCAAGGATATCGACAATGATGTCCCAATCATGCGTTACCATTCCATCGTTGTTGACCAAATGCCAGAGGGCTTTGATGTGACAGCTATCACAACTGATGATCAAGAAATTATGGCCATTCAACATAAGGAGCTACCTATTTACGGTTTGCAATATCACCCAGAAAGCATCGGAAGTCCAGATGGACTTAAGATGGTTGAAAATTTCGTAAAAATTGTTGCAGGCTAG
- the trpE gene encoding anthranilate synthase component I: MRKILPADTLTPILAYMRVQGEHKVILESIPREKENARFSIVAYNPVFEVTFKDGVLYENGKAIDQDPFEYLDQVTVKGIKSDLPFAGGAIGFAGYDMIGLYENIGEIPEDTIGTPDMHFFIYESYLIFDHKKEKVYVVEDNIYSGRDNDAVRQALGQVVTNLQTQAPNEFTPQALQALQFSNHIEKEVFMDMVAKAKKLIREGDMFQCVLSQRFSADFEGDPLDYYRNLRVTNPSNYLYFYDFGDYQVIGASPESLVSVKNGEVVTNPIAGTRPRGANEAEDAALADELSHDVKETAEHRMLVDLGRNDIGKIAKNGTVKVTKYMEVEYFRYVMHLTSVVKGQLLPELTALDALKSTLPAGTVSGAPKIRAMRRIYELEQEKRGIYAGAIGYLSATGDMDFAIAIRTMILKNQKAYVQAGAGVVYDSVPENEFYETINKAKAMTRIGDAQ; encoded by the coding sequence ATGAGAAAAATTTTACCAGCCGATACCTTAACACCAATCTTGGCTTATATGCGTGTTCAAGGGGAACACAAGGTTATCCTTGAATCTATTCCTCGTGAGAAGGAAAATGCACGTTTTTCTATTGTTGCCTACAATCCGGTCTTTGAAGTAACCTTCAAGGATGGTGTTCTTTATGAAAATGGTAAGGCGATTGATCAAGATCCTTTCGAATACTTGGACCAAGTAACAGTCAAGGGCATCAAGTCTGACCTACCTTTCGCAGGTGGTGCTATCGGGTTTGCAGGCTATGACATGATTGGTCTCTATGAAAATATCGGTGAGATTCCTGAAGATACGATTGGGACACCTGATATGCATTTCTTCATCTATGAGTCTTATTTGATTTTTGACCACAAGAAGGAAAAGGTCTATGTGGTTGAGGACAATATCTACTCTGGTCGTGACAACGATGCGGTGCGTCAAGCTCTTGGTCAGGTGGTAACCAACCTCCAGACTCAGGCGCCAAACGAGTTTACGCCTCAAGCCTTGCAAGCCTTGCAATTTTCAAATCATATCGAAAAAGAAGTCTTCATGGATATGGTGGCTAAGGCCAAGAAACTCATTCGTGAGGGAGATATGTTCCAATGTGTGCTTAGCCAACGCTTTTCAGCGGACTTTGAGGGAGATCCTTTAGATTACTACCGTAACTTGCGTGTGACCAACCCATCAAACTATCTTTATTTCTACGATTTTGGAGATTATCAGGTGATTGGTGCGAGCCCAGAGAGTTTGGTTTCAGTGAAGAATGGAGAGGTGGTAACCAATCCGATTGCTGGAACTCGCCCTCGTGGTGCCAATGAGGCGGAAGACGCGGCTTTGGCAGATGAACTCTCACATGATGTCAAAGAAACTGCGGAACACCGTATGTTGGTTGACTTGGGACGTAATGATATTGGTAAGATTGCTAAAAATGGTACGGTCAAGGTGACCAAGTATATGGAGGTTGAGTATTTCCGCTATGTGATGCACCTTACCAGTGTGGTTAAGGGACAACTCTTACCGGAATTGACAGCACTAGACGCACTAAAATCAACCCTTCCAGCTGGAACCGTATCAGGAGCACCTAAGATTCGTGCCATGCGTCGTATATATGAGCTTGAGCAGGAAAAACGTGGTATTTATGCGGGAGCTATTGGTTATCTGTCTGCGACAGGAGATATGGACTTTGCCATTGCCATCCGTACTATGATTCTCAAAAATCAAAAAGCCTATGTTCAAGCAGGTGCTGGTGTTGTTTACGATAGTGTTCCTGAAAATGAATTTTACGAAACGATTAACAAGGCGAAAGCTATGACAAGAATAGGAGATGCCCAATGA
- a CDS encoding chorismate mutase, translating to MDALSDIRIDIDNIDRQLLRLLAQRQILVEKAGRLKPKGDKVAVQASDRVAQVIANRRKEALELGLSPDVAESVWRSMIQAFIALEEKVNKE from the coding sequence ATGGATGCATTAAGCGATATTCGAATTGATATTGATAATATTGATAGACAGTTGCTTCGACTACTGGCCCAACGTCAAATACTTGTGGAAAAGGCAGGACGGCTTAAACCCAAGGGAGACAAGGTTGCTGTCCAGGCTAGTGATCGTGTTGCCCAAGTGATAGCAAACCGTCGTAAGGAGGCACTAGAGCTTGGCTTATCGCCAGATGTGGCTGAAAGTGTTTGGAGAAGCATGATTCAAGCATTTATTGCTTTGGAAGAGAAAGTGAACAAAGAATAA
- a CDS encoding PBECR2 nuclease fold domain-containing protein has product MKTVGHLTPKVIKAFDLDYKPGEEITLSAQRKKHMEKHRQEFSDFDATYERIPEIIAHPDYIGRHPNGQSLEYIKRIDGNVLVAVRLCDKLNVRTMFVIKDSKLKNYLNAGRAKKM; this is encoded by the coding sequence ATGAAAACAGTAGGGCACTTGACGCCAAAAGTCATTAAAGCTTTTGATTTGGACTACAAGCCTGGTGAAGAAATCACGCTGTCTGCACAACGTAAGAAGCATATGGAAAAACACCGCCAGGAATTCAGTGATTTTGATGCTACCTATGAACGTATTCCAGAGATTATTGCTCATCCGGACTATATCGGTCGCCATCCTAATGGCCAGTCCTTGGAATATATCAAACGTATTGATGGTAATGTTCTGGTAGCGGTCAGATTATGTGATAAACTTAATGTCCGTACCATGTTTGTGATTAAAGATTCTAAGCTGAAAAACTATCTAAATGCTGGTAGAGCTAAGAAAATGTGA
- a CDS encoding cation-translocating P-type ATPase, translating into MKVMKKQLQGLTQVEVKRRIDAGKTNHFKAKTGSSNWEIFRRNVFNSFNMLNFAIFVALIAVQAWSNLFFFGIIVLNAFTGMMTELRARRMIDKLNLMNKDQIRVVRDGEVTSIDPQDIVLDDIMLLSAGEQVPSDAVVVDGMAELNEAMLTGESDLILKKDGKELLSGSYLVSGQVYAKVINVAEDNYANKLMLEAKTHKPIVSRILYNMDKIAKFTGKIVIPFGLALFFEAYLIKQLSLQESVVTSSTALLGMLPKGIALLTITSLLTAVIKLGMKHILVQEMYSVETLARVDVLCLDKTGTITQGKMTVKGLELLSERFTKEELERLLAAYMQHSKDNNATAQAIRNAYEGLEHHYQVGDVIPFSSDRKWGAMSIDGVGTLFLGAPEMLLKENPKAVDQAQARGSRVLILAWSQSAVDTETMSLPNDVEGLTLLEIADPIREDAAETLEYLRSEDVTLKIISGDNPVRVSHIAHQAGFADYQSYIDCSKVSDEELEALAEDTAIFGRVSPHQKKLLIQTLNANGHTTAMTGDGVNDILALREADCSIVMAEGDPATRQIANLVLMDSEFKDIPEILFEGRRVVNNIAHIAPIFLIKTVYSFLLGLICIASIVFGKAEYLLVFPFIQVQMTLAGQFIEGLPPFILTFERNIRPVEKHFLRRSLQLSIPNALMLVISVLIFHLSQVYLGMSNTDMLTLSYYMMGSTGVLAVIRACIPLNKGRVALIIYSVFGFLISSYYLRDVIEISTLNSYTLPIYLVAMAICIPLFFWISYKQGAFQKT; encoded by the coding sequence ATGAAAGTTATGAAAAAACAGTTACAAGGCTTGACGCAGGTGGAGGTCAAGCGGCGGATAGATGCCGGTAAAACAAATCATTTTAAAGCAAAAACTGGCTCCAGCAACTGGGAGATTTTTAGGCGTAATGTCTTTAACTCCTTTAATATGCTCAATTTTGCTATTTTTGTGGCCTTGATTGCTGTTCAGGCTTGGTCGAATCTTTTTTTCTTCGGAATCATTGTGCTTAATGCCTTTACGGGGATGATGACAGAGTTGCGTGCCCGTCGCATGATTGATAAGCTCAATCTCATGAATAAGGATCAGATCCGTGTGGTGCGTGATGGTGAGGTGACTTCTATTGATCCTCAGGATATTGTCTTGGATGATATCATGCTCTTGTCTGCGGGTGAACAGGTGCCTAGTGATGCCGTGGTTGTTGATGGAATGGCTGAGCTCAACGAGGCTATGCTGACGGGTGAGAGTGATCTTATTCTCAAGAAGGATGGGAAGGAGTTGCTCTCGGGTTCTTACCTTGTAAGTGGTCAGGTTTATGCTAAGGTTATTAACGTAGCCGAGGACAATTACGCCAATAAACTCATGCTAGAGGCCAAGACGCATAAGCCAATCGTGTCACGTATCCTCTATAATATGGATAAGATTGCCAAGTTTACGGGCAAGATTGTGATACCGTTTGGGCTTGCGCTCTTTTTTGAGGCTTACTTGATTAAACAGCTTTCTCTTCAAGAGTCGGTAGTTACCAGTTCGACAGCCCTTCTGGGAATGTTGCCTAAGGGGATTGCCCTTTTGACAATCACCTCTCTTTTAACGGCTGTTATTAAGCTTGGAATGAAGCATATCCTGGTGCAAGAGATGTACTCTGTCGAAACCTTGGCGCGTGTCGATGTGCTTTGTTTAGATAAGACAGGGACGATTACACAAGGAAAGATGACCGTTAAGGGTCTGGAACTACTATCAGAGCGTTTTACGAAAGAGGAGTTGGAGCGCTTGCTTGCGGCCTATATGCAGCATAGCAAGGATAACAATGCAACGGCTCAGGCGATTCGAAATGCCTATGAAGGTCTGGAGCATCACTATCAGGTAGGGGATGTTATCCCATTTTCAAGTGATCGTAAATGGGGTGCTATGAGCATTGACGGGGTCGGAACTCTCTTTTTGGGAGCACCTGAGATGCTTCTTAAGGAAAACCCAAAAGCAGTCGATCAGGCGCAGGCTCGTGGTTCTCGTGTTTTGATTTTGGCATGGAGTCAGTCAGCGGTTGATACAGAGACTATGAGTTTGCCGAATGATGTTGAAGGCTTGACCTTGCTCGAAATTGCCGATCCTATTCGTGAGGATGCTGCAGAAACTTTGGAATACCTACGTTCAGAAGATGTGACGCTTAAGATTATTTCTGGTGACAATCCTGTGAGGGTTTCTCATATTGCCCACCAGGCTGGTTTTGCGGATTATCAAAGTTATATTGACTGTTCTAAGGTCAGTGATGAGGAGTTGGAGGCTTTGGCTGAAGATACGGCAATCTTTGGTCGCGTATCTCCACATCAGAAGAAGTTGTTAATCCAAACCCTTAATGCCAATGGGCATACCACAGCTATGACTGGTGACGGTGTCAACGATATCTTGGCACTACGTGAGGCGGACTGTTCGATTGTTATGGCTGAAGGGGATCCCGCTACACGTCAGATTGCCAACTTGGTGCTTATGGATTCAGAGTTTAAGGATATTCCTGAAATTCTATTTGAGGGACGTCGTGTGGTTAATAATATTGCCCACATTGCACCTATTTTCCTCATCAAAACGGTCTATTCCTTCCTTTTGGGGCTTATCTGTATTGCCAGTATTGTTTTTGGAAAGGCAGAGTACCTCTTGGTCTTCCCATTCATTCAGGTTCAGATGACATTAGCGGGGCAATTTATCGAGGGTCTTCCACCATTTATTTTGACCTTCGAACGTAATATACGACCTGTTGAGAAACATTTCCTCAGACGTTCGCTTCAGTTGTCTATTCCTAATGCCTTGATGCTGGTTATCAGTGTTCTTATTTTCCATCTATCTCAGGTCTATCTTGGTATGAGCAATACGGACATGCTGACGCTGTCTTACTATATGATGGGATCAACGGGTGTTCTTGCCGTTATTCGTGCTTGTATCCCGTTGAACAAGGGACGTGTGGCCTTGATTATTTACTCAGTCTTTGGTTTCTTAATTAGCTCTTACTATCTTCGAGATGTGATTGAAATTTCGACACTTAATAGCTACACCTTGCCAATCTATCTGGTAGCAATGGCTATCTGTATACCACTTTTCTTTTGGATTAGCTATAAACAAGGTGCTTTCCAAAAAACATAA
- a CDS encoding YbaB/EbfC family nucleoid-associated protein, with protein sequence MMNMQNMMKQAQKLQKQMEKSQAELAATTFTGKSAQDLVVAELTGDKKVVNITFADAVVDPDDVETLQDMTVQALNDALGQIDEATKKSMGAFAGKLPF encoded by the coding sequence ATGATGAACATGCAGAACATGATGAAGCAAGCTCAAAAGCTTCAGAAACAAATGGAAAAAAGCCAAGCTGAGTTGGCTGCTACAACCTTCACTGGAAAATCAGCACAAGACTTGGTTGTTGCTGAATTGACTGGTGACAAAAAAGTGGTCAACATCACTTTTGCTGATGCTGTCGTGGATCCTGATGATGTGGAAACACTTCAAGATATGACTGTTCAAGCACTTAACGATGCTCTTGGACAAATTGACGAAGCGACTAAAAAATCAATGGGTGCCTTTGCCGGTAAATTGCCATTCTAA
- a CDS encoding ABC transporter ATP-binding protein, which translates to MAYIQMKHSYKRYKTGDLEIIANNDVSFDIEKGELVVILGASGAGKSTVLNILGGMDTNDEGRVIIDGKDISEYTAKELTTYRREDVGFVFQFYNLVSNLTARENVELASEIVPNAKDATQTLVEVGLGDRLDNFPSQLSGGEQQRVAIARAVAKNPKILLCDEPTGALDYQTGKQILTLLQEMARKQETTVIIVTHNASLAPIADRVIRMHDAKIKSVELNPNPQKIEDLEY; encoded by the coding sequence ATGGCTTATATTCAAATGAAGCATAGCTATAAACGCTATAAAACCGGTGATCTGGAAATTATCGCAAACAACGACGTAAGCTTTGATATTGAAAAAGGGGAGCTTGTCGTTATTCTCGGTGCCTCTGGTGCCGGGAAATCAACCGTTCTTAACATCTTGGGTGGTATGGACACCAATGACGAAGGCCGCGTCATTATTGATGGTAAGGATATCTCTGAATACACAGCTAAAGAACTGACAACCTATCGTCGTGAGGACGTTGGCTTTGTGTTCCAATTTTACAACTTAGTTTCAAACCTTACGGCCAGGGAAAACGTCGAACTAGCATCCGAAATCGTTCCAAACGCTAAAGATGCTACTCAAACACTCGTCGAAGTCGGTTTGGGAGACCGCTTAGACAACTTCCCATCACAACTATCTGGTGGGGAGCAACAGCGTGTTGCCATTGCACGCGCCGTTGCCAAAAATCCAAAGATCCTTCTTTGTGATGAACCAACGGGGGCTCTGGATTATCAAACAGGGAAACAAATCCTGACCCTCCTTCAAGAAATGGCTCGCAAACAGGAAACAACTGTTATTATCGTGACCCATAATGCTTCTCTAGCTCCAATCGCCGATCGTGTCATTCGAATGCACGATGCCAAGATTAAGAGTGTGGAACTTAATCCTAATCCACAAAAAATCGAGGACTTGGAATACTAG
- a CDS encoding FtsX-like permease family protein yields MKKTTYWKDVWRTFVASKGRMLSIALLMALGSFALIGLKVTSPNMKKTGEHFFKTHQTADLTLISTYSINQTDQDLLNTIKKKNVDIEYGYFKDAVIKGKNTAFRIFSKPNKISTYDLIEGKLPTKDGEIALSSTYKEEYSVGDKINFSEPVDSSGQKQLKEQTYTITGFVNSSELLSRNRLGNASAGTGKLDGYAIVPETDFTSNDYMIARIRYKDLENVSPFSKEYANKISERKAELKELFKDEPEKRLAEIKSQSQAQITQAKQELETALAQTQQMATSNPAEAASVKEATAKIEAKQKELEESQAMVDNLPAPSYQFYSRREIPGSEGYVAYESNINIIHDVSNIFPVALYFMAALVTFVTMGRFVEEERGKAGIFNALGYSNSRIIHKFVIYGLITSITGTTAGVITGHTLLPLLIHNTYKSDLQLPAFELHFYLGLTLVAFLLGLLSAVLPAFAVAKKELWEKPSQLLLPKPPRAGAKIVLERITPLWKRLSFTEKVTMRNIFRYKQRMFMTLFGVAGSIALLFAGLGIRSSVSNLNQQQFEDIIHYDMIVAKQPNTSSALDEELTKLLDSKDVKEYLNVHFETLQKIAGSNKDTQEISTLVFNDRDDKLVDSYVSLHDRDRNKTLKLSNDGAIISEKMAKLLNLKVGDTITVQNSQDESVKIKIAGITEMYMGHFLFMNASYYQKAFGTPSVNNANLITLAEPTKQNVENMAAKFINLPNVYGVVQNNNLKLQISTMVNSLTQVIGILITVSILLAVVVLHNLTNINVSERIHELSTVKVLGFYNNEVSLYIYRETIYLSIIGIFVGFGLGQALHHYMVSIIPPDRIMFDPSLGLATYLLPAVLIGIILIILGFVINKRLAKLNMLEALSSVE; encoded by the coding sequence ATGAAAAAAACAACTTATTGGAAAGATGTTTGGCGAACCTTTGTAGCTTCTAAAGGGCGTATGCTCTCTATTGCCTTGCTTATGGCACTGGGATCCTTTGCCTTGATTGGTCTTAAAGTAACTTCTCCTAATATGAAAAAAACTGGGGAACACTTCTTCAAGACGCATCAAACAGCTGACTTGACCTTAATCAGTACTTACAGTATCAACCAAACCGATCAGGACCTTCTCAATACGATTAAAAAGAAGAATGTAGATATCGAGTATGGTTATTTCAAAGATGCTGTCATCAAGGGGAAGAATACGGCATTTCGTATTTTCTCTAAACCTAATAAAATCTCTACTTACGACCTTATTGAGGGGAAACTTCCTACTAAGGACGGGGAAATCGCTCTTTCCTCAACTTATAAAGAAGAATATAGCGTCGGAGATAAGATTAACTTTTCTGAGCCAGTAGATAGCTCAGGGCAAAAACAGTTAAAGGAACAAACATATACCATTACTGGTTTTGTTAATTCCTCTGAACTTCTCTCTAGGAACCGCCTTGGTAATGCCAGCGCTGGTACGGGGAAACTGGATGGCTATGCCATTGTTCCAGAGACGGACTTCACCTCTAATGATTATATGATTGCCCGCATCCGCTACAAGGATTTGGAAAATGTTAGTCCTTTTAGCAAGGAATACGCAAATAAGATTTCTGAACGAAAGGCTGAACTCAAAGAACTCTTTAAAGACGAACCTGAGAAACGCCTCGCTGAAATCAAGTCACAGTCTCAAGCTCAAATTACTCAAGCTAAACAAGAGCTTGAAACAGCACTCGCACAGACCCAGCAAATGGCTACAAGCAACCCTGCTGAAGCTGCTAGCGTCAAAGAAGCTACTGCCAAGATTGAAGCCAAACAAAAAGAACTCGAAGAAAGTCAAGCAATGGTTGATAATTTACCAGCGCCTAGCTATCAATTCTACTCTCGTCGAGAGATTCCGGGTTCTGAGGGATATGTTGCTTATGAAAGTAATATTAACATCATTCACGATGTGAGTAATATCTTCCCTGTCGCTCTCTACTTTATGGCAGCTTTGGTTACCTTTGTAACCATGGGACGCTTTGTTGAAGAAGAACGTGGTAAGGCTGGTATTTTCAACGCCCTAGGCTACAGTAATTCGCGAATTATCCATAAATTCGTCATTTATGGTTTGATAACGAGTATTACTGGTACAACTGCAGGTGTTATTACCGGTCATACACTACTTCCGCTTCTAATCCACAACACTTATAAGAGCGATTTGCAACTTCCTGCTTTCGAATTGCACTTCTACCTAGGACTTACTCTTGTGGCCTTCCTTTTAGGTCTCTTATCTGCTGTGCTACCTGCCTTTGCGGTTGCCAAGAAAGAGCTCTGGGAAAAACCTTCCCAACTCCTCCTTCCAAAACCACCTCGTGCAGGAGCTAAGATTGTCCTAGAACGCATCACACCTCTTTGGAAACGTCTCAGCTTTACGGAAAAAGTTACCATGCGTAATATTTTCCGCTATAAGCAACGGATGTTTATGACCCTCTTTGGTGTCGCAGGTTCTATTGCACTGCTCTTCGCAGGTTTAGGCATTCGATCTTCTGTATCTAACCTTAACCAGCAACAGTTTGAAGACATCATTCACTATGATATGATTGTTGCCAAGCAACCAAATACGTCAAGTGCTTTGGATGAGGAACTCACCAAACTCCTCGATAGTAAAGACGTTAAAGAATACTTGAATGTCCATTTTGAAACCTTGCAAAAAATTGCCGGTAGCAACAAGGACACTCAGGAAATCTCAACCCTTGTCTTTAATGACCGTGACGATAAACTCGTTGATAGTTACGTTAGCTTGCATGACCGAGACCGTAATAAGACTCTCAAGCTATCTAATGACGGAGCTATTATCTCTGAAAAAATGGCAAAACTCCTAAACCTCAAGGTTGGAGATACCATTACTGTGCAAAACAGTCAGGATGAGTCTGTCAAGATTAAGATAGCTGGTATCACTGAAATGTACATGGGGCATTTCCTCTTTATGAATGCTAGCTACTACCAAAAAGCTTTTGGGACACCTTCAGTGAATAATGCCAACCTTATTACTCTCGCTGAACCAACTAAGCAAAATGTTGAAAATATGGCAGCCAAATTCATCAACTTACCTAATGTTTATGGCGTTGTTCAAAACAACAACCTTAAACTGCAAATCAGCACTATGGTCAATTCATTGACACAAGTTATTGGTATCTTGATTACGGTTTCCATTCTCCTTGCTGTGGTTGTTCTCCATAACCTCACTAACATCAACGTTTCAGAACGTATCCACGAGCTTTCAACCGTTAAGGTTCTTGGTTTCTACAATAACGAAGTATCCCTCTACATCTATCGTGAAACCATTTACCTTTCAATCATCGGTATCTTCGTAGGGTTCGGTCTTGGACAGGCACTTCACCATTATATGGTAAGCATCATTCCTCCAGATCGTATCATGTTTGATCCATCTCTCGGATTGGCTACCTACCTTTTACCAGCTGTCCTTATCGGCATAATCCTTATTATCCTTGGCTTCGTCATCAACAAACGTCTTGCCAAACTTAATATGCTTGAAGCCCTAAGCTCAGTTGAATAA